A region of Salinibacter sp. 10B DNA encodes the following proteins:
- the moaC gene encoding cyclic pyranopterin monophosphate synthase MoaC, translating to MPDPSTLTPVDRSGGVRMADVSQKSDSARTAVAFGRIHLGEEAFQRVRDHDINKGDVLTTAQIAGIMGAKETSKLIPLCHDVMINGVEVDFTFNEEKEAIDIRAFTKSFGVTGVEMEALTAVSVAALTIYDMCKSVTKDIRIGDVHLRAKTGGQSGNWKSEVSAEEPAQN from the coding sequence ATGCCTGATCCTTCTACCCTTACCCCTGTTGATCGCAGTGGCGGTGTTCGGATGGCCGACGTGTCCCAGAAGTCGGATTCCGCCCGTACCGCCGTAGCGTTCGGGCGCATTCATCTGGGCGAAGAGGCCTTCCAGCGCGTCCGCGACCACGACATCAACAAGGGCGATGTCCTGACGACGGCTCAGATTGCTGGCATCATGGGGGCCAAGGAAACGAGCAAGCTCATTCCCCTCTGCCACGACGTAATGATCAACGGCGTCGAGGTCGACTTTACATTCAATGAGGAGAAGGAAGCCATCGACATTCGGGCCTTTACGAAGTCCTTCGGCGTGACGGGCGTGGAAATGGAGGCCCTGACGGCCGTATCGGTGGCCGCCCTCACGATCTACGACATGTGCAAGTCGGTGACGAAGGACATTCGGATCGGCGACGTGCACCTGCGGGCAAAGACGGGAGGGCAGAGCGGCAACTGGAAGAGTGAGGTGTCCGCGGAAGAGCCTGCTCAAAACTGA
- a CDS encoding DoxX family protein, with protein MNQLRAFAPYSHWFLRVALGSVFLYHGLTKFPVLGGMAEMMDMPVFVVGLLAIVETLGGLFVLLGGFGWDWMTRLAGLFIAPVMLGAIFMVHLQHGWNSVNMGSGNMGRGMEFQFTLLMIALYFLFVGNDHTGKGEE; from the coding sequence ATGAATCAACTTCGCGCATTTGCACCCTACTCGCACTGGTTTCTTCGCGTCGCTCTTGGAAGCGTCTTTTTGTACCACGGACTCACCAAATTCCCGGTACTCGGCGGCATGGCAGAGATGATGGACATGCCCGTATTCGTCGTTGGTCTGCTGGCAATTGTCGAAACCCTCGGGGGACTCTTCGTTCTGCTCGGCGGATTTGGGTGGGACTGGATGACCCGATTAGCGGGCCTCTTCATTGCCCCCGTCATGCTCGGAGCAATTTTTATGGTTCATCTCCAGCACGGCTGGAACTCGGTAAACATGGGCTCGGGCAATATGGGGAGAGGAATGGAGTTTCAGTTCACCCTTCTCATGATTGCGCTCTACTTCCTGTTCGTCGGAAATGACCACACCGGGAAGGGAGAAGAATAA
- a CDS encoding amidohydrolase, with translation MSTSTDRILHNARIYTVDDRHPTASAVRIRNGRILRVGGDAAAVSEGTNARRIDAGGCTIVPGLIDAHAHLHELGQTLCRADLTGADSLQAVVETLRRFVEERDLSPDGWLRGHGWDETDWPSSERPSRDRLDAAFPDRPVWLVRTDVHAGWANTAALEATVGLDRLRRMNDPDGGRIQRTTDGRPTGILIDEAMTLVTDAIPPPSDERQARHLRMALRHAARHGLTGLHDAGVTLDKLRRFRQFIDDGTFPLRVYAMVEGQSDAFDHFCEHGPYHDPSGRLLVESAKFFADGALGSRGAALLDDYADEAGNRGLLLHDPAEFRARVRTAAEAGLQVNTHAIGDRANRFVLDAYETVMSAPGMELRRPRIEHAQVLASRDVQRFGEQDVIASVQPLHATSDMGWVESRLGPDRLAGAYAWKRLQKAGAPLAFGSDAPVESVDPLQGFHAAVSRQDADGRPAGGWHPSERLSRAEALYGYTRGAAYAAFMEDEVGSITPGKRADLTVLSQDIMQVPVEDLLDIKVVATYLDGTIMHASPDWPDP, from the coding sequence ATGAGCACCTCCACTGACCGAATCCTTCACAATGCTCGCATCTACACGGTTGACGACCGGCACCCCACGGCCTCGGCGGTGCGTATCCGAAACGGACGCATTCTAAGGGTGGGGGGCGACGCCGCGGCGGTGTCGGAAGGGACGAATGCACGTCGTATCGATGCCGGCGGATGCACCATCGTGCCGGGGCTTATCGATGCTCATGCCCACCTCCACGAGCTCGGGCAGACGCTGTGCCGGGCGGATCTGACCGGTGCAGACTCCCTTCAGGCAGTGGTGGAGACGCTCCGGCGCTTTGTGGAAGAGCGCGATCTTTCGCCGGACGGCTGGCTCCGTGGCCACGGTTGGGACGAGACCGACTGGCCCTCCTCCGAACGGCCCTCACGCGACCGATTGGACGCCGCGTTCCCGGACCGGCCGGTCTGGCTCGTGCGGACGGACGTACACGCGGGATGGGCCAATACGGCTGCGCTGGAGGCCACGGTGGGGCTCGACCGTCTCCGCCGCATGAACGATCCCGACGGCGGCCGCATCCAGCGCACGACCGACGGTCGTCCCACGGGCATTCTGATCGACGAGGCAATGACGCTGGTGACCGATGCGATTCCGCCGCCGAGTGACGAGCGGCAGGCTCGTCATCTTCGCATGGCCCTCCGACATGCGGCTCGCCACGGTCTCACTGGTCTGCACGACGCCGGCGTAACCCTCGACAAGCTCCGGCGATTCCGGCAATTCATCGACGACGGGACTTTCCCTCTGCGCGTCTACGCGATGGTGGAGGGGCAGAGCGATGCCTTTGATCACTTCTGTGAACACGGCCCGTACCACGACCCGTCGGGCCGACTGCTGGTCGAGTCGGCCAAGTTCTTCGCGGACGGTGCTCTCGGCAGCCGGGGCGCGGCGCTGCTGGACGACTATGCGGATGAGGCGGGGAATCGGGGCCTTCTGCTCCACGATCCAGCGGAGTTTCGGGCGCGGGTGCGGACTGCGGCAGAAGCGGGCCTCCAGGTAAATACGCATGCCATCGGCGATCGGGCCAACCGGTTCGTGCTGGATGCGTACGAAACGGTGATGAGCGCCCCCGGCATGGAGCTCCGCCGCCCCCGCATCGAGCACGCACAGGTGCTGGCGTCGCGCGACGTACAGCGATTTGGCGAACAGGACGTGATTGCGTCCGTCCAGCCCCTTCACGCGACGAGCGACATGGGGTGGGTGGAGTCGCGGCTCGGTCCCGATCGGCTTGCCGGAGCCTACGCCTGGAAACGTCTTCAGAAGGCTGGGGCGCCCCTTGCTTTCGGGTCCGATGCGCCCGTTGAGTCAGTCGATCCCCTCCAGGGATTTCATGCGGCGGTGAGCCGTCAGGATGCCGACGGGAGACCGGCGGGGGGATGGCACCCGTCCGAACGGCTCTCCCGGGCCGAGGCGCTGTACGGCTACACGCGGGGGGCGGCCTACGCTGCGTTCATGGAGGACGAGGTGGGCTCGATTACGCCCGGGAAGCGGGCGGACCTCACGGTGCTTTCTCAGGATATCATGCAGGTCCCGGTCGAGGACCTTCTCGATATCAAAGTGGTGGCCACGTACCTCGATGGTACGATCATGCACGCCTCCCCAGATTGGCCCGATCCTTGA
- a CDS encoding ribose-phosphate pyrophosphokinase — MLRLRSMEPLPTNPFPMSHVTPLPEDHHAAVFSLDSGRRLRDPICEHLGISPGKHEERTFDDGEHKIRPLQSVRDQDVYLVESLYSNNALSVNDKLVRTLFFLAAMRDAGAERVTLIAPYLCYARKDRRTKPRDSVSIRYLATVLESMGLDRVATMDVHNPAAYENAFRIPAEHLTAAPLFVDSVVPLIGDREVVVVSPDAGGAKRAEGFRQRLDERLGRSVPLVFIEKFRSEDAVWGGTVVGDVKNRVAILLDDLISSGTTLAEAATACREHGATAVYAAVTHGVFSSGANQTLDDPALERLVFLDTLPPARLAPNVRERRAEVLSCAPLLAGAIQRLHTGGSLVELSGL; from the coding sequence GTGCTTCGACTCCGCTCGATGGAGCCGCTCCCCACTAACCCTTTTCCGATGAGCCACGTGACGCCCCTTCCTGAAGACCACCACGCCGCCGTCTTTTCTCTCGACAGCGGCCGCCGGTTGCGCGATCCGATCTGTGAGCATCTCGGCATTTCCCCCGGCAAGCATGAAGAACGCACCTTCGACGACGGCGAGCACAAAATTCGTCCGTTGCAGAGCGTACGGGACCAGGACGTTTATCTCGTCGAATCGCTGTACAGCAACAATGCCCTCTCGGTCAACGACAAACTGGTGCGGACGCTCTTCTTTCTCGCGGCGATGCGGGATGCGGGGGCCGAGCGCGTCACGCTGATTGCGCCATACCTCTGCTATGCCCGCAAGGACCGGCGCACGAAGCCGCGCGATTCGGTCTCCATTCGGTACCTTGCCACCGTTCTGGAGTCGATGGGCCTCGACCGCGTCGCGACGATGGACGTGCACAACCCAGCGGCCTACGAAAACGCCTTCCGCATTCCGGCGGAGCACCTGACGGCAGCCCCGCTGTTCGTCGATTCGGTCGTCCCACTCATCGGCGACCGGGAGGTTGTGGTTGTGTCGCCCGACGCCGGCGGGGCAAAGCGAGCCGAGGGCTTTCGGCAACGGCTCGACGAGCGGCTCGGACGATCCGTTCCCCTCGTGTTCATCGAGAAATTTCGGAGCGAGGACGCCGTGTGGGGCGGTACCGTAGTAGGTGACGTCAAGAACCGAGTGGCGATCCTTCTCGACGACCTCATCAGCAGCGGCACGACGCTCGCCGAGGCTGCCACCGCGTGCCGTGAGCACGGGGCAACTGCCGTGTACGCGGCCGTCACACACGGCGTGTTCTCGTCCGGCGCGAACCAGACTCTCGACGATCCCGCCCTGGAGCGTCTCGTCTTTCTCGACACCCTCCCCCCAGCCCGCCTCGCCCCGAACGTGCGCGAGCGCCGGGCGGAGGTGCTGTCATGCGCCCCTCTGCTGGCCGGGGCCATTCAGCGATTGCATACCGGCGGCTCCCTCGTGGAACTGAGCGGTCTGTAG
- a CDS encoding PspA/IM30 family protein has translation MSVWSRFKRFVTSLFGGAVSAMEDPRMILEQNIRELNDQVPEMNENIATVKANMIMLQKEVDKSKNRVEQLSNRIRTAIKSDRDDIAKKYAMRLEDAKENLERTQEQLQHAERAYEKALKVKKAFMREKEQKIQEAKDALRQHERAQWQAEIADTMEQFEVSGLDQTHDEMVSRLNEETAKNEARLELALDSVDSEALQIEEDAEELRAEEVVNQFKTEMGMSSDAEATSPDDEGEIEIPDEEELEEPSKTIGKQRTKSE, from the coding sequence ATGTCTGTCTGGTCACGATTCAAGCGTTTTGTCACGTCTCTCTTCGGCGGGGCCGTCTCGGCGATGGAGGATCCCCGCATGATTCTGGAGCAGAACATTCGGGAGCTCAACGACCAAGTCCCGGAGATGAATGAAAACATCGCCACGGTGAAGGCGAACATGATCATGCTCCAGAAGGAAGTCGACAAATCGAAGAACCGAGTGGAGCAGCTCTCCAACCGCATCCGGACCGCCATCAAGTCCGACCGCGACGACATTGCCAAGAAGTATGCGATGCGGCTCGAGGACGCAAAGGAGAACCTTGAGCGAACCCAGGAGCAACTGCAACACGCCGAGCGGGCGTACGAGAAGGCCCTAAAGGTAAAGAAAGCCTTCATGCGCGAGAAGGAGCAGAAGATTCAGGAGGCGAAAGATGCACTGCGACAGCACGAGCGCGCGCAGTGGCAGGCCGAGATTGCCGACACGATGGAGCAGTTTGAGGTGTCGGGCCTCGACCAAACGCACGACGAGATGGTGAGCCGCCTCAACGAAGAGACGGCCAAGAACGAGGCGCGGCTGGAGCTGGCCCTCGACTCAGTGGACAGTGAGGCCCTCCAGATTGAGGAGGACGCCGAAGAGCTCCGGGCCGAGGAGGTCGTGAACCAGTTCAAGACCGAGATGGGCATGAGCAGTGATGCGGAGGCAACGAGCCCAGACGACGAAGGAGAGATTGAGATTCCGGACGAGGAGGAGCTGGAGGAGCCGTCGAAGACGATCGGCAAGCAGCGTACCAAATCCGAGTGA